Proteins from a single region of Thalassophryne amazonica chromosome 22, fThaAma1.1, whole genome shotgun sequence:
- the fbxl14b gene encoding F-box/LRR-repeat protein 14b: METHISCLFPEILAMIFSYLDVRDKGRVAQVCIAWRDASYHKSVWRGVEAKLHLRRANPSLFPSLQARGIRRVQILSLRRSLSYVIQGMPNIESLNLSGCYNLTDNGLGHAFVQEIPSLRVLNLSLCKQITDSSLGRIAQYLKNLEVLELGGCSNITNTGLLLIAWGLHRLKSLNLRSCRHVSDVGIGHLAGMTRSAAEGCLNLEYLTLQDCQKLTDLSLKHISKGLTKLRVLNLSFCGGISDVGMIHLSHMASLWSLNLRSCDNISDTGTMHLAMGTLRLSGLDVSFCDKIGDQTLAYIAQGLYQLKSLSLCSCHISDDGINRMVRQMHELRTLNIGQCVRITDKGLELIADHLTQLAGIDLYGCTKITKRGLERITQLPCLKVLNLGLWQMTESEKVR, translated from the coding sequence ATGGAGACGCACATTTCGTGCCTCTTCCCGGAAATTTTGGCGATGATTTTCAGCTATCTGGACGTGCGGGACAAAGGCAGGGTAGCCCAAGTGTGCATTGCTTGGAGGGATGCATCCTACCACAAGTCAGTCTGGAGGGGGGTTGAAGCCAAGCTGCACCTCCGCCGGGCAAATCCCTCCCTGTTCCCCAGCCTCCAGGCCAGGGGCATCCGAAGGGTCCAGATCCTGTCCCTGCGCCGTAGTCTGAGCTATGTGATCCAGGGGATGCCGAACATAGAGTCCCTCAATCTGTCCGGCTGCTACAACCTCACCGATAACGGACTGGGCCACGCTTTTGTGCAGGAGATCCCATCGCTTAGGGTTCTGAACCTGAGTCTCTGCAAACAGATTACAGATTCCAGTCTTGGGAGGATAGCTCAGTACCTGAAGAATCTGGAGGTGCTGGAGCTTGGAGGCTGCAGCAACATCACCAACACAGGGCTTCTGTTGATAGCCTGGGGGCTCCACAGGCTGAAAAGCCTCAATCTGAGGTCCTGCAGGCATGTCTCAGATGTGGGGATCGGACACTTGGCGGGTATGACCCGGAGCGCGGCGGAGGGCTGCTTGAACCTGGAGTACCTGACCCTCCAGGACTGTCAGAAACTGACGGACTTGTCACTCAAACACATTTCCAAGGGGTTGACGAAGCTCCGGGTGCTGAACCTGAGCTTCTGCGGGGGGATCTCAGACGTAGGGATGATCCACCTGTCCCACATGGCCTCACTGTGGAGCCTCAACCTGCGTTCCTGTGACAACATCAGTGACACTGGGACCATGCATCTCGCCATGGGCACCCTACGGCTCTCTGGACTCGACGTGTCCTTCTGTGACAAGATAGGGGACCAAACCCTGGCTTACATCGCCCAGGGGCTGTACCAACTCAAATCCCTATCCCTGTGCTCGTGTCACATCTCGGATGATGGGATCAACCGGATGGTGAGGCAGATGCACGAGCTGAGGACTCTGAACATTGGACAGTGTGTGCGCATCACGGACAAAGGACTGGAGCTCATTGCCGACCACCTGACTCAGCTGGCGGGCATCGACCTGTATGGATGTACCAAGATCACCAAGAGGGGACTGGAGAGAATCACACAGCTCCCCTGCCTTAAAGTGTTGAATCTGGGACTCTGGCAGATGACAGAGAGTGAGAAAGTGAGGTGA